A window from uncultured Fusobacterium sp. encodes these proteins:
- the nagA gene encoding N-acetylglucosamine-6-phosphate deacetylase: MSKRLILTNAKIVLPDRIITGAILLNDGKIKKIYEGSMVGELGGIDVEGRYIVPGFIDVHIHGAGGADAMDNTEEALRTISKFIAQHGTTSFLATTLTSSKETLKEVLEKIGKLQNENIEGATIFGAHMEGPYFDVQYKGAQNDKYIKPAGIKEIEEYLNVKPGLVKLFSMAAKGEGALESIKFLKENGVVVSVGHSGVSFEEVQAAVKAGISHSTHTYNGMKGFTHREPGVVGAVMLNDSVNAEIIFDKIHVHPEAVRLLIKTKGVDRVVCITDAMCATGLPDGNYKLGELDVYVRDGQARLISNDALAGSVLTMDKAFKHLIELGYSLFDAVKMTSTNAAKEFGLNAGVLQEGKDADIVLLNPDYSVEMTIVKGEVKYQA; encoded by the coding sequence ATGTCAAAAAGATTAATATTAACAAATGCTAAAATAGTTTTACCTGATAGAATAATAACTGGAGCAATACTTTTAAATGATGGAAAAATAAAAAAAATATATGAAGGAAGTATGGTTGGAGAACTAGGTGGAATTGATGTAGAAGGAAGATATATAGTTCCTGGTTTCATAGATGTACATATTCATGGTGCTGGAGGAGCAGATGCTATGGATAATACAGAAGAAGCTTTAAGAACAATTTCAAAATTTATTGCTCAACATGGAACTACTAGTTTCTTAGCTACAACTTTAACAAGTTCAAAAGAAACATTAAAAGAAGTACTAGAAAAAATAGGAAAATTACAAAATGAAAATATAGAAGGAGCAACTATTTTTGGAGCACATATGGAAGGACCATATTTTGATGTTCAATATAAAGGAGCTCAAAATGATAAATATATAAAACCTGCTGGAATTAAGGAAATAGAAGAATACTTAAATGTAAAACCTGGTTTAGTAAAACTTTTCTCTATGGCTGCTAAAGGAGAAGGAGCACTAGAATCTATAAAATTCTTAAAAGAAAATGGAGTTGTAGTTTCAGTAGGACACTCTGGAGTATCTTTTGAAGAAGTTCAAGCTGCAGTAAAAGCAGGTATAAGTCACTCTACTCATACTTATAATGGTATGAAAGGATTTACACATAGAGAGCCAGGAGTTGTAGGGGCTGTAATGTTAAATGATAGTGTTAATGCTGAAATAATTTTTGATAAAATCCATGTACATCCTGAAGCAGTTAGACTTTTAATAAAAACTAAAGGAGTAGATAGAGTAGTTTGTATAACTGATGCTATGTGTGCCACAGGATTACCTGATGGAAATTATAAATTAGGAGAATTAGATGTTTATGTAAGAGATGGACAAGCTAGATTAATAAGTAATGATGCTTTAGCTGGAAGTGTTCTTACTATGGATAAAGCTTTTAAACACCTAATAGAACTAGGATATAGTTTATTTGATGCTGTTAAGATGACAAGTACAAATGCGGCTAAAGAATTTGGATTAAATGCAGGAGTTCTTCAAGAAGGAAAAGATGCTGATATAGTTTTATTAAATCCTGATTATAGTGTAGAGATGACTATTGTAAAAGGTGAAGTAAAATATCAAGCTTAA
- the recA gene encoding recombinase RecA, with the protein MAAKKEEVNKDKALEQALAKITKDFGEGSIMKLGKNLNMEIEVISTGSINIDMALGVGGVPKGRIIEIYGAESSGKTTIALHVVAQAQKNNGIVAYIDAEHALDPEYAKALGVDVDELLISQPDYGEQALAIAEMLVNSNAVDLIVVDSVAALVPKAEIDGEMSDQQMGLQARLMSKALRKLTASLNKSKTTLIFINQIREKIGGFGFGPQTTTTGGKALKFYASVRMEVKKLGNVKQGEEIIGNETLVKITKNKVAPPFKEANFQIMYGKGITRIGEIFELALENDIVSKSGAWFSFGDIRLGQGKENVKSRLENEPDLFGEIEKKVLEILKSGKVTKKSRKKLEDESEEVVVENDIEENE; encoded by the coding sequence ATGGCAGCAAAGAAGGAAGAAGTAAATAAAGATAAAGCTTTGGAACAGGCTCTTGCTAAAATTACTAAAGATTTTGGTGAAGGTTCTATTATGAAATTAGGAAAGAATCTTAATATGGAAATAGAGGTAATATCAACTGGAAGTATAAATATAGATATGGCTTTAGGAGTTGGGGGAGTTCCTAAAGGAAGAATAATAGAGATTTATGGAGCTGAAAGTTCAGGAAAAACAACAATAGCTTTACATGTAGTAGCTCAAGCACAGAAAAATAATGGAATAGTTGCTTATATAGATGCAGAACATGCTTTAGACCCAGAATATGCAAAAGCTTTAGGAGTAGATGTAGATGAACTTTTAATCTCACAACCTGATTATGGAGAGCAAGCTTTAGCAATAGCAGAGATGTTAGTAAATTCTAATGCTGTAGATTTAATAGTGGTTGACTCAGTAGCTGCATTAGTTCCAAAGGCTGAGATAGATGGAGAGATGTCAGATCAGCAGATGGGATTACAAGCGAGATTGATGTCAAAAGCTTTGAGAAAATTAACAGCTTCTTTAAATAAATCTAAAACTACATTGATATTTATAAATCAAATAAGAGAAAAAATAGGTGGTTTTGGATTTGGTCCACAAACGACAACAACAGGGGGAAAAGCTCTTAAATTTTATGCTTCTGTAAGAATGGAAGTAAAAAAATTAGGAAATGTGAAACAAGGAGAAGAGATAATTGGAAATGAAACTCTTGTAAAAATAACAAAAAATAAAGTAGCTCCACCATTTAAAGAAGCTAATTTTCAAATAATGTATGGAAAAGGTATTACAAGAATAGGAGAGATTTTTGAATTAGCTTTAGAAAATGATATTGTCTCTAAATCTGGAGCTTGGTTTAGTTTTGGTGATATAAGACTAGGTCAAGGAAAGGAAAATGTAAAATCTAGATTAGAAAATGAACCAGATCTTTTTGGAGAAATAGAAAAGAAAGTATTAGAGATATTAAAAAGTGGTAAGGTTACTAAGAAAAGTAGAAAAAAATTAGAGGATGAGAGTGAAGAAGTAGTAGTTGAAAATGATATTGAAGAAAATGAATAG